One region of Amphiprion ocellaris isolate individual 3 ecotype Okinawa chromosome 9, ASM2253959v1, whole genome shotgun sequence genomic DNA includes:
- the sh3d21 gene encoding SH3 domain-containing protein 21 isoform X2 yields MKDTMEVLVLIDFEGTMSDEITVKTGDVVKNVTKASEEGWLQGELRGKRGIFPANFVKEVPVYLMGDSKREPRSIRQTKKMKQARICEVAFAYSPMNEDELELVAGETIEIIREIEDGWWMGLKNGRVGAFPSNFVNEVFVIPKDGKHNEGKTRPKLTDAMFTKARASVRNKAKNSSECCQVMFDYKAKAEDELDLKKGDVVVLLNKETEDEGWWEGELNGRCGFFPDNFVMVIPPMDSLQSGNTSQPPARTASKKLPGKTEASAMDKGGPAKTKDDKPEPKDLRSHPPTKVKLPSINKPSPPPIKEKPNKVLPKTNGDVVPVSPKKTEEKEDDQFDGVDVQTEKLTHPTANRAKPPQRRPPSGLVTAVQSATEQTEPEVSPKKFQTEKLSDLQKGTGNLLPSPPKPEHPPRTPPPTRPAPPKVLVDSKTVTIQEEPTVKSLQAEIKELKMALELFQTRHERDMQEVKEELREERSKRLALQEEVQSLKMKH; encoded by the exons ATGAAAGATACAATGG AGGTGCTGGTGCTTATCGACTTTGAGGGCACCATGAGTGACGAGATCACAGTGAAGACGGGGGATGTGGTCAAAAACGTCACCAAGGCCAGCGAGGAAGGATGGCTGCAGGGGGAGCTTAGAGGGAAAAGAGGAATCTTCCCCGCCAACTTTGTCAAG GAGGTGCCAGTCTACTTGATGGGGGACAGCAAGAGGGAACCACGAAGCATCAGACAAA CTAAAAAGATGAAACAGGCGAGGATATGCGAGGTAGCGTTTGCCTACAGTCCCATGAATGAAGACGAGCTGGAGCTGGTCGCTGGCGAGACCATAGAGATCATCAGAGAG ATTGAAGATGGCTGGTGGATGGGGCTGAAAAATGGAAGAGTGGGAGCATTTCCATCAAACTTTGTCAACGAAGTTTTTGTCATCCCTAAAG ATGGAAAGCACAATGAGGGCAAAACAAGACCCAAACTCACTGATGCTATGTTCACTAAGGCG AGAGCAAGTGTAAGGAACAAAGCGAAAAACT CTTCGGAGTGTTGCCAAGTCATGTTTGACTATAAGGCCAAAGCAGAGGATGAATTGGATCTGAAAAAAGGAGATGTTGTTGTGCTACTGAACAAG GAAACAGAAGATGAAGGCTGGTGGGAGGGAGAGCTAAACGGGCGTTGTGGCTTCTTTCCTGATAACTTTGTCATGGTGATACCACCAATGGACAGTCTGCAA TCTGGGAACACAAGCCAACCGCCTGCACGCACCGCCAGCAAGAAACTCCCAG GGAAGACAGAGGCTTCAGCAATGGACAAAGGTGGTCCAGCAAAGACGAAAG ATGATAAACCAGAGCCCAAGGATCTGAGAAGCCATCCTCCAACCAAAGTCAAGCTTCCATCCATCAATAAGCCCAGTCCGCCTCCAATCAAAGAAAAACCTAACAAGGTTTTACCAAA AACCAATGGTGATGTGGTCCCTGTTTCACCAAAAAAGacggaggagaaggaggatgaCCAGTTCGATGGAGTGGACGTGCAGACTGAAAAGCTGACTCATCCCACAGCCAACAGAGCCAAACCTCCTCAGAGGAGACCACCGTCAGGCCTGGTCACAGCAGTGCAA AGTGCCACGGAGCAGACGGAACCTGAAGTATCACCAAAAAAGTTCCAAACAGAGAAACTGTCTGACCTGCAAAAG GGTACAGGTAATCTCCTGCCATCCCCTCCAAAGCCTGAGCATCCACCCAGGACACCACCCCCAACTCGACCAGCACCACCCAAAGTACTTGTGGACAGCAAAACTGTGACCATTCAAGAAGAACCAACTGTGAAAAGCCTGCAGGCTGAAATCAAAGAGCTGAAGATGGCCTTGGAGCTGTTTCAGACACGGCATGA GCGAGACATGCAGGAAGTGAAAGAAGAACTGAGGGAAGAAAGAAGCAAACGCCTGGCGCTTCAG GAAGAAGTGCAAAGTTTGAAGATGAAGCATTAA
- the sh3d21 gene encoding SH3 domain-containing protein 21 isoform X1, producing MKDTMEVLVLIDFEGTMSDEITVKTGDVVKNVTKASEEGWLQGELRGKRGIFPANFVKEVPVYLMGDSKREPRSIRQTKKMKQARICEVAFAYSPMNEDELELVAGETIEIIREIEDGWWMGLKNGRVGAFPSNFVNEVFVIPKDGKHNEGKTRPKLTDAMFTKARASVRNKAKNSSECCQVMFDYKAKAEDELDLKKGDVVVLLNKETEDEGWWEGELNGRCGFFPDNFVMVIPPMDSLQSGNTSQPPARTASKKLPGKTEASAMDKGGPAKTKDDKPEPKDLRSHPPTKVKLPSINKPSPPPIKEKPNKVLPNRTNGDVVPVSPKKTEEKEDDQFDGVDVQTEKLTHPTANRAKPPQRRPPSGLVTAVQSATEQTEPEVSPKKFQTEKLSDLQKGTGNLLPSPPKPEHPPRTPPPTRPAPPKVLVDSKTVTIQEEPTVKSLQAEIKELKMALELFQTRHERDMQEVKEELREERSKRLALQEEVQSLKMKH from the exons ATGAAAGATACAATGG AGGTGCTGGTGCTTATCGACTTTGAGGGCACCATGAGTGACGAGATCACAGTGAAGACGGGGGATGTGGTCAAAAACGTCACCAAGGCCAGCGAGGAAGGATGGCTGCAGGGGGAGCTTAGAGGGAAAAGAGGAATCTTCCCCGCCAACTTTGTCAAG GAGGTGCCAGTCTACTTGATGGGGGACAGCAAGAGGGAACCACGAAGCATCAGACAAA CTAAAAAGATGAAACAGGCGAGGATATGCGAGGTAGCGTTTGCCTACAGTCCCATGAATGAAGACGAGCTGGAGCTGGTCGCTGGCGAGACCATAGAGATCATCAGAGAG ATTGAAGATGGCTGGTGGATGGGGCTGAAAAATGGAAGAGTGGGAGCATTTCCATCAAACTTTGTCAACGAAGTTTTTGTCATCCCTAAAG ATGGAAAGCACAATGAGGGCAAAACAAGACCCAAACTCACTGATGCTATGTTCACTAAGGCG AGAGCAAGTGTAAGGAACAAAGCGAAAAACT CTTCGGAGTGTTGCCAAGTCATGTTTGACTATAAGGCCAAAGCAGAGGATGAATTGGATCTGAAAAAAGGAGATGTTGTTGTGCTACTGAACAAG GAAACAGAAGATGAAGGCTGGTGGGAGGGAGAGCTAAACGGGCGTTGTGGCTTCTTTCCTGATAACTTTGTCATGGTGATACCACCAATGGACAGTCTGCAA TCTGGGAACACAAGCCAACCGCCTGCACGCACCGCCAGCAAGAAACTCCCAG GGAAGACAGAGGCTTCAGCAATGGACAAAGGTGGTCCAGCAAAGACGAAAG ATGATAAACCAGAGCCCAAGGATCTGAGAAGCCATCCTCCAACCAAAGTCAAGCTTCCATCCATCAATAAGCCCAGTCCGCCTCCAATCAAAGAAAAACCTAACAAGGTTTTACCAAA TAGAACCAATGGTGATGTGGTCCCTGTTTCACCAAAAAAGacggaggagaaggaggatgaCCAGTTCGATGGAGTGGACGTGCAGACTGAAAAGCTGACTCATCCCACAGCCAACAGAGCCAAACCTCCTCAGAGGAGACCACCGTCAGGCCTGGTCACAGCAGTGCAA AGTGCCACGGAGCAGACGGAACCTGAAGTATCACCAAAAAAGTTCCAAACAGAGAAACTGTCTGACCTGCAAAAG GGTACAGGTAATCTCCTGCCATCCCCTCCAAAGCCTGAGCATCCACCCAGGACACCACCCCCAACTCGACCAGCACCACCCAAAGTACTTGTGGACAGCAAAACTGTGACCATTCAAGAAGAACCAACTGTGAAAAGCCTGCAGGCTGAAATCAAAGAGCTGAAGATGGCCTTGGAGCTGTTTCAGACACGGCATGA GCGAGACATGCAGGAAGTGAAAGAAGAACTGAGGGAAGAAAGAAGCAAACGCCTGGCGCTTCAG GAAGAAGTGCAAAGTTTGAAGATGAAGCATTAA
- the thrap3a gene encoding thyroid hormone receptor-associated protein 3 isoform X2 codes for MKKHASSRSRSRSRSHSPSHNRDKKYPRGYQNSREFRGYHRGFRRPYNFRGRGRGYFPRGRYQRGGGGGGYNNNNYRPNWKNYKQNPQKQQQQQQQQQQQQQQNNSRGRSHNQQKRSGSPPRGHSRHSDRSSSPLSRHSQHSSSSSHSSSPKCRPALLLAIQNCKDVKEEQLASKEAQKGGGGDEESVEHVGLLAGDAREGAGSGKTEGNWQGLPDCSSSPRNNSPLASSTVTVGQESQTKTQSSPSKITNDSSNGASTWQRVCNSSSTKKPTHEGLNPMLSSFDFFSSEEYMDGDKTAISNAFRKFLEEQNKKARSAWENDKNTEAHDEGNINGKASAAISDSVSRKYKEDIDGEVSLNSFLKASPFLSADGEEEVEMIIKPHSKSLQKDWQNGDETSKPKSKVTHSARELFEECFGKWQNAAYSQFANSNLDLMAEEIYLSGKQDKSAAIAATLAKRELTGKFEELSPDISSKARKMVKSPSVPSPALPQRRNSVREMFLVRGEDSPLMSSRKQEAKFNVRMDFLGDSLMSSSDILAEERQLSQDLVQASKKDQQFRSIFQHVQTAQLQRSPSELFAQHIVAIVHHIKAQHFPSSGMTLNERFTLYQRQAAEKEMMKPRKSPEIHRRIDVSPSAFKKHSQLFEAMKSSEDGTYKDGGEKMKGDPADLRLDIERRKKYSIHDRDYNQDRGRDTGDSPDSSRERSVEKLSKYRKRSKKSKKKRSRSSSSSSSSSSKSQKNEGLPHDKSDSKDEGFNRARLGQRESPGSAERGRPRGGFQVRIRGRGWNRGSYQGNGSHGNPVNMAVHSKNEDWDPEYTPKSKKYYLHDDRDGESDCKWMDNRGRGRGSFTRGRPRFIIRKAPGSFDTNNPKWATDKFQGNGEQSGMQEKEEEQDHKGPEMDGENT; via the exons ATGAAAAAACACGCTAG CTCTAGGTCTCGGTCACGGTCAAGATCTCACTCTCCATCCCATAATCGGGACAAGAAATATCCAAGGGGGTACCAGAACAGCCGAGAGTTCCGGGGCTACCACCGTGGCTTCCGGAGGCCCTATAACTTCAGGGGCAGAGGGCGGGGCTATTTCCCACGTGGGCGCTACCAGCGTGGTGGTGGGGGAGGTggctacaacaacaacaactatcGCCCCAACTGGAAGAATTACAAGCAGAATCcccaaaaacagcaacagcagcaacagcagcagcagcagcagcagcaacaaaacaattCACGAGGACGATCACACAACCAGCAGAAACGCTCAGGAAGCCCCCCTCGTGGTCACTCTCGCCACTCCGACCGATCCTCTTCTCCTTTATCCAGACACTCACAGCATTCTTCTTCGTCATCACACTCTTCCTCTCCCAAATGCAGGCCAGCCTTGTTGCTAGCTATCCAAAACTGTAAAGATGTGAAAGAGGAGCAATTGGCCTCCAAGGAGGCCCaaaagggaggagggggagatgAGGAATCAGTGGAGCATGTTGGGTTATTGGCAGGAGACGCTAGAGAAGGTGCAGGCAGTGGGAAAACTGAGGGGAACTGGCAGGGCCTGCCAGACTGCAGCAGCAGTCCAAGGAATAATAGCCCTTTGGCAAGCTCTACTGTTACTGTTGGTCAGGAGAGCCAAACTAAAACCCAGTCTAGTCCCAGTAAGATCACAAATGACAGCAGCAATGGCGCCTCCACCTGGCAGAGGGTGTGTAATTCATCctcaacaaaaaaacccactcaTGAAGGTCTAAATCCAATGCTTTCCAGCTTTGACTTCTTCTCCAGCGAGGAATACATGGATGGAGATAAAACAGCAATCTCCAATGCCTTCAGGAA GTTTTTGgaggagcaaaacaaaaaagcaagatCTGCTTgggaaaatgacaagaacacaGAAGCACACGATGAAGGGAATATAAATGGCAAAGCATCTGCAGCTATCTCTGACTCAGTATCAAGAAAGTACAAAGAGGATATTGATGGTGAAGTGTCTCTGAACAGCTTTTTGAAAGCTTCTCCGTTTCTGTCTGCTGATGGGGAGGAAGAGGTTGAGATGATAATCAAGCCTCATTCAAAATCGCTTCAAAAAGACTGGCAGAATGGGGACGAGACCTCTAAGCCAAAGAGCAAGGTCACTCACTCAGCCCGAGAACTGTTTGAAGAATGCTTTGGCAAGTGGCAGAATGCAGCCTACTCCCAGTTTGCTAATAGTAACCTTGATTTGATGGCAGAGGAGATATATCTCAGTGGAAAGCAGGATAAATCAGCAGCCATTGCTGCTACCCTTGCCAAAAGGGAGTTAACAGGAAAATTTGAAGAACTGTCACCAGACATAAGTTCTAAAGCCAGGAAGATGGTAAAATCTCCATCTGTCCCATCTCCAGCACTGCCACAAAGGAGGAACTCTGTCAGAGAGATGTTTCTGGTCAGAGGAGAGGACTCACCTCTAATGTCTTCAAGAAAACAGGAAGCAAAATTTAATGTTAGAATGGATTTCCTTGGAGATAGCCTGATGAG ctcTTCAGATATTTTAGCTGAGGAGCGACAGTTGTCTCAGGACCTTGTGCAGGCCTCAAAAAAGGATCAGCAGTTTCGCTCCATATTTCAGCATGTTCAGACTGCTCAGTTACAAAGGAGTCCCTCTGAGCTGTTTGCTCAACACATTGTCGCCATTGTTCACCACATCAAAG CTCAGCACTTTCCATCTTCTGGCATGACTCTAAACGAGAGATTCACCTTgtaccaaagacaagctgcagaGAAGGAAATGATGAAGCCAAGAAAAAGCCCAGAGATACACAG GCGAATTGATGTTTCACCAAGTGCTTTTAAGAAACACTCTCAACTTTTTGAGGCGATGAAAAGCTCAGAGGATGGCACTTACAAG GATGGCGGGGAAAAAATGAAGGGTGACCCAGCGGACCTTCGTTTGGATATTGAGCGCCGTAAAAAATATTCCATTCATGACAGAGATTATAATCAGGATCGGGGAAGAGATACGGGAGATTCCCCAGATTCTAGTAGAGAGAGATCTGTGGAAAAGCTCTCCAAATACCGCAAGAGATCAAA GAAAAGTAAGAAGAAACGCTCTCGCTCCAGttcatcctcatcttcctcatcctctAAGTCTCAAAAAAATGAAGGCTTACCTCATGACAAGTCTGATTCAAAAGATGAAGGTTTTAACAGGGCTCGGCTGGGTCAAAGGGAGTCACCAGGATCAGCTGAAAGAGGACGGCCTCGCGGAGGATTT CAAGTAAGAATTCGTGGAAGGGGCTGGAACAGAGGCAGTTATCAGGGAAACGGTTCACACGGTAACCCTGTGAACATGGCAGTTCACTCAAAAAATGAAGACTGGGACCCAGAATATACtcccaaaagcaaaaaatactACTTG CACGATGACAGAGACGGGGAATCAGACTGCAAGTGGATGGACAACCGAGGGCGAGGACGGGGAAGCTTCACACGTGGAAGGCCGCGATTCATTATCCGGAAAGCCCCCGGAAGCTTTGACACCAATAACCCCAAATGGGCCACTGATAAGTTCCAGGGCAATGGGGAGCAAAGTGGCATgcaggagaaagaggaagaacagGACCATAAAGGGCCAGAAATGGATGGAGAGAATACTTGA
- the thrap3a gene encoding thyroid hormone receptor-associated protein 3 isoform X1, giving the protein MSRSTKSASRSRSRSRSRSRYHSTSRSRSRSRSRSRKHRYSSRSRSRSRSHSPSHNRDKKYPRGYQNSREFRGYHRGFRRPYNFRGRGRGYFPRGRYQRGGGGGGYNNNNYRPNWKNYKQNPQKQQQQQQQQQQQQQQNNSRGRSHNQQKRSGSPPRGHSRHSDRSSSPLSRHSQHSSSSSHSSSPKCRPALLLAIQNCKDVKEEQLASKEAQKGGGGDEESVEHVGLLAGDAREGAGSGKTEGNWQGLPDCSSSPRNNSPLASSTVTVGQESQTKTQSSPSKITNDSSNGASTWQRVCNSSSTKKPTHEGLNPMLSSFDFFSSEEYMDGDKTAISNAFRKFLEEQNKKARSAWENDKNTEAHDEGNINGKASAAISDSVSRKYKEDIDGEVSLNSFLKASPFLSADGEEEVEMIIKPHSKSLQKDWQNGDETSKPKSKVTHSARELFEECFGKWQNAAYSQFANSNLDLMAEEIYLSGKQDKSAAIAATLAKRELTGKFEELSPDISSKARKMVKSPSVPSPALPQRRNSVREMFLVRGEDSPLMSSRKQEAKFNVRMDFLGDSLMSSSDILAEERQLSQDLVQASKKDQQFRSIFQHVQTAQLQRSPSELFAQHIVAIVHHIKAQHFPSSGMTLNERFTLYQRQAAEKEMMKPRKSPEIHRRIDVSPSAFKKHSQLFEAMKSSEDGTYKDGGEKMKGDPADLRLDIERRKKYSIHDRDYNQDRGRDTGDSPDSSRERSVEKLSKYRKRSKKSKKKRSRSSSSSSSSSSKSQKNEGLPHDKSDSKDEGFNRARLGQRESPGSAERGRPRGGFQVRIRGRGWNRGSYQGNGSHGNPVNMAVHSKNEDWDPEYTPKSKKYYLHDDRDGESDCKWMDNRGRGRGSFTRGRPRFIIRKAPGSFDTNNPKWATDKFQGNGEQSGMQEKEEEQDHKGPEMDGENT; this is encoded by the exons ATGTCCAGATCCACAAAATCAGCCTCGAGATCTCGGAGCCGCTCAAGGTCCCGGTCAAGATACCATTCCACCTCCCGCTCCAGAAGTCGCTCCAGGTCTCGGTCCAGGAAGCACCGTTACAG CTCTAGGTCTCGGTCACGGTCAAGATCTCACTCTCCATCCCATAATCGGGACAAGAAATATCCAAGGGGGTACCAGAACAGCCGAGAGTTCCGGGGCTACCACCGTGGCTTCCGGAGGCCCTATAACTTCAGGGGCAGAGGGCGGGGCTATTTCCCACGTGGGCGCTACCAGCGTGGTGGTGGGGGAGGTggctacaacaacaacaactatcGCCCCAACTGGAAGAATTACAAGCAGAATCcccaaaaacagcaacagcagcaacagcagcagcagcagcagcagcaacaaaacaattCACGAGGACGATCACACAACCAGCAGAAACGCTCAGGAAGCCCCCCTCGTGGTCACTCTCGCCACTCCGACCGATCCTCTTCTCCTTTATCCAGACACTCACAGCATTCTTCTTCGTCATCACACTCTTCCTCTCCCAAATGCAGGCCAGCCTTGTTGCTAGCTATCCAAAACTGTAAAGATGTGAAAGAGGAGCAATTGGCCTCCAAGGAGGCCCaaaagggaggagggggagatgAGGAATCAGTGGAGCATGTTGGGTTATTGGCAGGAGACGCTAGAGAAGGTGCAGGCAGTGGGAAAACTGAGGGGAACTGGCAGGGCCTGCCAGACTGCAGCAGCAGTCCAAGGAATAATAGCCCTTTGGCAAGCTCTACTGTTACTGTTGGTCAGGAGAGCCAAACTAAAACCCAGTCTAGTCCCAGTAAGATCACAAATGACAGCAGCAATGGCGCCTCCACCTGGCAGAGGGTGTGTAATTCATCctcaacaaaaaaacccactcaTGAAGGTCTAAATCCAATGCTTTCCAGCTTTGACTTCTTCTCCAGCGAGGAATACATGGATGGAGATAAAACAGCAATCTCCAATGCCTTCAGGAA GTTTTTGgaggagcaaaacaaaaaagcaagatCTGCTTgggaaaatgacaagaacacaGAAGCACACGATGAAGGGAATATAAATGGCAAAGCATCTGCAGCTATCTCTGACTCAGTATCAAGAAAGTACAAAGAGGATATTGATGGTGAAGTGTCTCTGAACAGCTTTTTGAAAGCTTCTCCGTTTCTGTCTGCTGATGGGGAGGAAGAGGTTGAGATGATAATCAAGCCTCATTCAAAATCGCTTCAAAAAGACTGGCAGAATGGGGACGAGACCTCTAAGCCAAAGAGCAAGGTCACTCACTCAGCCCGAGAACTGTTTGAAGAATGCTTTGGCAAGTGGCAGAATGCAGCCTACTCCCAGTTTGCTAATAGTAACCTTGATTTGATGGCAGAGGAGATATATCTCAGTGGAAAGCAGGATAAATCAGCAGCCATTGCTGCTACCCTTGCCAAAAGGGAGTTAACAGGAAAATTTGAAGAACTGTCACCAGACATAAGTTCTAAAGCCAGGAAGATGGTAAAATCTCCATCTGTCCCATCTCCAGCACTGCCACAAAGGAGGAACTCTGTCAGAGAGATGTTTCTGGTCAGAGGAGAGGACTCACCTCTAATGTCTTCAAGAAAACAGGAAGCAAAATTTAATGTTAGAATGGATTTCCTTGGAGATAGCCTGATGAG ctcTTCAGATATTTTAGCTGAGGAGCGACAGTTGTCTCAGGACCTTGTGCAGGCCTCAAAAAAGGATCAGCAGTTTCGCTCCATATTTCAGCATGTTCAGACTGCTCAGTTACAAAGGAGTCCCTCTGAGCTGTTTGCTCAACACATTGTCGCCATTGTTCACCACATCAAAG CTCAGCACTTTCCATCTTCTGGCATGACTCTAAACGAGAGATTCACCTTgtaccaaagacaagctgcagaGAAGGAAATGATGAAGCCAAGAAAAAGCCCAGAGATACACAG GCGAATTGATGTTTCACCAAGTGCTTTTAAGAAACACTCTCAACTTTTTGAGGCGATGAAAAGCTCAGAGGATGGCACTTACAAG GATGGCGGGGAAAAAATGAAGGGTGACCCAGCGGACCTTCGTTTGGATATTGAGCGCCGTAAAAAATATTCCATTCATGACAGAGATTATAATCAGGATCGGGGAAGAGATACGGGAGATTCCCCAGATTCTAGTAGAGAGAGATCTGTGGAAAAGCTCTCCAAATACCGCAAGAGATCAAA GAAAAGTAAGAAGAAACGCTCTCGCTCCAGttcatcctcatcttcctcatcctctAAGTCTCAAAAAAATGAAGGCTTACCTCATGACAAGTCTGATTCAAAAGATGAAGGTTTTAACAGGGCTCGGCTGGGTCAAAGGGAGTCACCAGGATCAGCTGAAAGAGGACGGCCTCGCGGAGGATTT CAAGTAAGAATTCGTGGAAGGGGCTGGAACAGAGGCAGTTATCAGGGAAACGGTTCACACGGTAACCCTGTGAACATGGCAGTTCACTCAAAAAATGAAGACTGGGACCCAGAATATACtcccaaaagcaaaaaatactACTTG CACGATGACAGAGACGGGGAATCAGACTGCAAGTGGATGGACAACCGAGGGCGAGGACGGGGAAGCTTCACACGTGGAAGGCCGCGATTCATTATCCGGAAAGCCCCCGGAAGCTTTGACACCAATAACCCCAAATGGGCCACTGATAAGTTCCAGGGCAATGGGGAGCAAAGTGGCATgcaggagaaagaggaagaacagGACCATAAAGGGCCAGAAATGGATGGAGAGAATACTTGA